In Siniperca chuatsi isolate FFG_IHB_CAS linkage group LG16, ASM2008510v1, whole genome shotgun sequence, the following proteins share a genomic window:
- the LOC122862680 gene encoding DNA-binding protein inhibitor ID-2-like: MRAGSPVLSAGRRTGSSGTLSPSRRSLRCPLRGFSRNKSPAAAAAAEDDPQVPELLLQDMNLCYRLLRQLVPGLPPGRAASRVEILQHVIDYILDLQTELDASCPAGDRGEPQRGEPLHRDRPQQRQQRPQSGRSSGTNSRTCQSSEFPETD, encoded by the exons ATGAGAGCCGGGAGCCCGGTGCTGTCTGCGGGCAGGAGGACGGGGAGCAGCGGCACTCTGAGCCCGAGCCGCCGGAGCCTGCGCTGCCCTCTGCGGGGCTTCTCCCGGAACAAGAGcccggcggcggcggcggcggcggagGATGACCCGCAGGTCCCGGAGCTCCTGCTGCAGGACATGAACCTGTGTTACCGGCTGCTGCGGCAGCTGGTGCCCGGTCTGCCGCCCGGACGGGCCGCCAGCAGGGTGGAGATCCTGCAGCACGTGATCGACTACATCCTGGACCTGCAGACCGAGCTGGACGCCTCCTGCCCGGCCGGTGACCGCGGAGAGCCGCAGCGGGGGGAACCGCTCCACCGTGACCGGCCACAGCAGCGCCAACAGCGGCCACAGAGCGGCCGCAGCTCCGGTACCAACAGCCGCACCTGCCAG tcCAGCGAGTTCCCCGAAACAGACTGA